Proteins co-encoded in one bacterium BMS3Abin14 genomic window:
- a CDS encoding ribbon-helix-helix protein, copG family produces MLGVRLDQELERRLNALAKKTGRSKSYFAREAIRQFLEDQEDYLLGLAALEKKGPRITLEDLERELGLES; encoded by the coding sequence ATGTTGGGAGTCAGACTCGATCAGGAATTGGAACGCAGGCTGAACGCCCTGGCGAAGAAAACCGGGCGCTCCAAGAGCTATTTCGCACGCGAGGCGATTCGTCAGTTCCTGGAGGATCAGGAAGACTACCTACTGGGGTTGGCGGCCCTGGAAAAGAAAGGTCCGCGTATCACTCTCGAAGATCTGGAACGAGAACTTGGTTTGGAGAGTTGA